In Pseudomonas flavescens, the sequence TCTTGGCCAGCGGGCCGCCACCGAAGTCGATGGCGAAACGACGTGCCCACTGCTTTGGCCAGTGCTCGCCCGGCGCCCAGCCAAGAGTGAAACCACCCATGCCGGAGCGGGTAGCCTGCACCTGCGCCAGGGTCGGCTTGACCGGCGGCAGCGCTGCCCAGTGCAGTTTGTAGCCGAAGTTGAGCGACGTGCCGGGCTCGATGGCCTGCTTGGGGTTCCAGAAGCAGACGATGTTGTCCATGGTTTCGCCGGTGGTAGGAATCTCCAGCAGATCGATGCTGCCCTCGCCCCACGGGGTGGTCGGCTCGACCCACAGGCTCGGCCGGCGGCTGTACCAGACCACGGTGTCCTGATACGACTTGAAGTCATGGTCGAACTGCACCAGGCCGAAGCCTTTCGGGTTGGTATCGGCGAAGGCGTTGAACTGCAGTTTCTCCGGATTGTTCAGCGGTCGGCAGACCCACTCGCCGTTGCCGCGCCACATGGACAGGCGGTCGCTGTCGTGAATCGCCGTGGCGACGAAATCACACATGCGCCGCTCGTGCCCGCCGCAGGAAAACATGCTGGTCATCGGTGAGATGCCCAGTTGCTTGATGGTCTTGCGGGCATTGATGTGGGCGTCGATGTCCATCACCACGCGGTCTTCCAGGCAATCGATATCGAAGCGGAAGGCACCGGTGGCACTCGGCGAATCGAGCAACGCATAGAGGACGAAACGGGTGGCGTTCTTGTCCGGCGTTTCGAACCAGAATTCGGTGAAATCGGGGAATTCTTCAGGCGTGTCGGTAAAGGTATCGACGGCCAGGCCGCGGGCCGACAGGCCGTACTGGCCGGTGTTGTCCACCGCGCGGAAATAGCTGGCGCCGAGGAAGGAGACGATGTCGTACTTGGCGATGTTCGGCTGTTTGAACACCTTGAGACCGGCGAAGCCCAGGTCACCCTTGAGCTGCGCAACGTCCACGCCACTCTTGCCGTATTCGAACAGTTCGGGACGGAAATGCACTTCGCGGGCGACCCGGCTCTTGGCATCGACGGCATGCATGCGCACGGGCTGACGAAAGCCCATGCCGACGTGGAAGAACTGCACATCCAGTTGCCCGTCCAGTTCGTTCCACAGCGAGTGCGCCGGGTCGTACTGGATGGCATTGAACTGCTGGGGCGTCAGCTCGGCGAGGGTCTTGGGCAACACCTCGGCGGTGCTCTTGTAGGCCCTGCCGGCCATGCTCTTGGCGCGCGACTGCAGCTGTTTGAAATCGAAGGATTCGGCCTTGCCGTCGGCGGTTTCGGCGAAGCTGCGCAGGCTGAACAGTCCGGCAGGAAGACCGGCACAAGCTGCCATCAACATGGAAGCTTTCAGGAGGTTACGTCTTTGCATGGGCGTACCTGATGGGTTGGGATCTGCCCGAAGGCGATAAAAAAGACCTACAACAGATAGCCCTACCCGCCACATGGTTCCACGGAGAATTTGCAACCGTCAGTGTGCGGCCGCAGGATGACAGGCGAAACGCCTAGCGTTTCGCTTGCAGCAGCGCCCTGATGGCCTTGCGATCACGCTTGCCATCGCGCTTGCCGAGCAGTTCGAGAAAGGCGAAGGAATCGAGGCCATTGAGCGTGGTCTTCGGGCTGACGATCTTGCGCCGCGGATCGGCGCCGCCTTCGAGCAGCAGCTTCACCAGCTCCGGCTCGTCATAGAGGATCGCGCCATTGAGGGCGGAGAGGCCCATCTGATCGGGTTCGTCGACCGGGCAACCGGCCTGCAGCGCCTCTTTCATCTGCGCCAGCGCCATGTCCTTGCGCGCTGGCGACTCGCCATAGGCGGCGGCCATCAGGGTCAGGGTCGGTGCCTGCATGCTCGCATTGCCAAGCACGCAACCACGCTCGTCCATCACCTGCAGGCCATGATCTTCCTGGGCATCTTCGGCATGGGCAAGGCTGGTCAGTAGGCACAGCACAAGAACTTTAGACCGCATAACGTTTCTCCAACGTGCTGTAACCCATGCCAACCCCCTTGCTGACCTTGAGCTGCACGGCGACCCGCTCCTTGAGCGCCTCGACGTGGCTGATCACACCGATCATCTTGCCGCTGGCGTTGAGGTTGTCCAATGCATCGAGGGCGACCTCCAGTGTTTCCCCGTCCAGGGTACCGAAGCCTTCATCGAGAAACAGCGAGTCGATGCGCGTCTTGTGGCTGACCAGATCGGACAGCGCCAGAGCCAGGGCCAGGCTGACCAGAAAACTTTCGCCGCCGGACAAGGTGCGCGTGTCCCTGGCCACATCGCCCTGCCAGGTATCGATCACCTCCAGTTCCAGCTCACCCAGCGACTTGCGCGCCAACTGGTAACGACCATGCAGGCGCTGCAGTTGACCATTGGCCAGGTGCACCAGATGGCCGAGGGTCAGCCCCTGGGCGAAACGCCGGTACTTGGCGCCGTCGGCCGAGCCGATCAGGCTGTTGAGCTGTTGCCAGCTATCGTACTCGCGGCGCTGTGCCTCGATGGCCTCGAACAGCGCCTGCTGATTGAGACGGCGCTGGGCGTCGCCCTGCAACTGCCCGCGAATTTCGCCCTGGCGCTGGCCCAGCTGCTTCAAGGCCGCCTGCAAGGCCTGCAGCTGTTCGTCCAGATGCTCGGCACTGTGCTCGGTCTGTGGGTCCGTATGCAGCGTGCTCAACTGTGCTTGAGCCGAGGCATGCAGCGCTCGGGCTTCGGTCTGGGCTTTCTCCAGGCGCTGCCTGAGCGCCAGCAACTGCTCGCGCTGGCTCTCGTCGAGCAGGGCTTCCAGGAACTCGCCTTCATCGCCGAACGGGCTGCCCTCCAGTGCCGCCTGCCAATGAGCGGCAGCGCTCTGCTCGGCCTCGCTCAGACCGACCTGCCGCTGAGCGAAGCCCTCCAGCGTGACGCGCAGTTCCAGGCCGCGCTGCTCCGCACTCCGCCACCCCGCCTCGGCCGACTCGAGACGTGCAGCGGCCTGGTCCAGCAACCCGGTGACCAGCGGTTCACCGCCCGCCTCCTGCCAGCGTGCCTGCCACTGTTGTGCCTGTTTATCCGCATCGGCGACCTGGTGCTGCAAGCCTGGTTGCTGCTGTGCCAGCACCTGACGCCGCTGCTGCGCCTCCTGCCAGCGCCCGGCGTCGGCCTTGCGATCGGCCAGCCAGGCCGCTCCGTCAGCGGGTAGTGAATGACCGAAGGCGGCCAGTTGTGCCGTCAGTTCGGCCTCGACCTGGCCGTGGTGCTCTCGCTGTGCGTCGAGCTGCTCGCTCAACGCCTGCGCCGCCGCCTGGGCGAGATCGCGGTCGCGCTCGATGGCGCTCAGTTGCTGCTGGGCCGCCAGATGTTTCTGGGTGCTGATGCCGGCATCCTGGCGGGTGCGTTCGAGTTCCTGCTTGAGGCCATCGAGCTGCTTGAGGGTCGCGTCGACCTCGACGCGTTCGGCGATCTGCCGGGTTTGCGCGGCGGCGAGTGCTGGCTCGTCATCGGGCAGTGGGTCGAGCACCTCGCCCTGACGCTGCCAGGCAGCGACCAGCGCATCGAGCTGGCGCTGCAGTTCCTGCTCCTGCTCCCTGCTCTGCGCCACCTGGGCCTGCAGCGCGGCAAGCTGATTGCCGAGATCCTGCCCCTGCTCGGTCAGTGCCTCGAGCGTCTGCCGCGCCTCATCGCGCTCACGCTGGGTCGCCGATACGTCCAGTGCCTGATAGGCGGCGATGGCCGGGTGCTCGGTGGAACCACACAGCGGGCAGG encodes:
- a CDS encoding glucan biosynthesis protein D, whose amino-acid sequence is MQRRNLLKASMLMAACAGLPAGLFSLRSFAETADGKAESFDFKQLQSRAKSMAGRAYKSTAEVLPKTLAELTPQQFNAIQYDPAHSLWNELDGQLDVQFFHVGMGFRQPVRMHAVDAKSRVAREVHFRPELFEYGKSGVDVAQLKGDLGFAGLKVFKQPNIAKYDIVSFLGASYFRAVDNTGQYGLSARGLAVDTFTDTPEEFPDFTEFWFETPDKNATRFVLYALLDSPSATGAFRFDIDCLEDRVVMDIDAHINARKTIKQLGISPMTSMFSCGGHERRMCDFVATAIHDSDRLSMWRGNGEWVCRPLNNPEKLQFNAFADTNPKGFGLVQFDHDFKSYQDTVVWYSRRPSLWVEPTTPWGEGSIDLLEIPTTGETMDNIVCFWNPKQAIEPGTSLNFGYKLHWAALPPVKPTLAQVQATRSGMGGFTLGWAPGEHWPKQWARRFAIDFGGGPLAKMDAKAQVEVVVEASHGEVKDFSILALYPEVEGFRAQFDWFPSSDSVEPVNMRAYLRRVDNKEVLSETWLYQYFPPAPAERRYPDWKAES
- the sbcC gene encoding exonuclease subunit SbcC, yielding MKILSLRLKNLNSLKGEWKIDFTAEPFASNGLFAITGPTGAGKTTLLDAICLALYHRTPRMERVGGENELMTRHTAECLAEVEFEVKGQGYRAFWSQRRARDKSDGALQGAKAELARLDGEIITDKLSEKPREVERLTGLDFGRFTKSMLLAQGGFAAFLEASANQRAELLEELTGTDIYGLISQRVFEQTRDVKTHLDQLRARAEGVELLGDEQRQALGDEAAQLAVEEGETQSAFAEAGRQRQWLTDLARAEAQVTAAAIQVEAASQAEHEAASELTRLHKSEPAQRLQPAYQARREAARALATSEDQQRAHRQELAAVGERLQASLELAAQASAAIALERYGALQRLDDECRALDVQLQASADHERLSTQLSGWQHAFDARDQAQQAMATLQARRRAGDDQLQQFQLSLSGLAQSVQAAAQTKANAEQRVAEVEARWQKALAGRSETDWRNHWQQVHARGSALEQLGQLAERRSQLGQQQQRVAAGLARQQHDLAEREGRRSALRERYREVKQRLTDQDKLLEQEQRIQALEAYRSQLQAGEACPLCGSTEHPAIAAYQALDVSATQRERDEARQTLEALTEQGQDLGNQLAALQAQVAQSREQEQELQRQLDALVAAWQRQGEVLDPLPDDEPALAAAQTRQIAERVEVDATLKQLDGLKQELERTRQDAGISTQKHLAAQQQLSAIERDRDLAQAAAQALSEQLDAQREHHGQVEAELTAQLAAFGHSLPADGAAWLADRKADAGRWQEAQQRRQVLAQQQPGLQHQVADADKQAQQWQARWQEAGGEPLVTGLLDQAAARLESAEAGWRSAEQRGLELRVTLEGFAQRQVGLSEAEQSAAAHWQAALEGSPFGDEGEFLEALLDESQREQLLALRQRLEKAQTEARALHASAQAQLSTLHTDPQTEHSAEHLDEQLQALQAALKQLGQRQGEIRGQLQGDAQRRLNQQALFEAIEAQRREYDSWQQLNSLIGSADGAKYRRFAQGLTLGHLVHLANGQLQRLHGRYQLARKSLGELELEVIDTWQGDVARDTRTLSGGESFLVSLALALALSDLVSHKTRIDSLFLDEGFGTLDGETLEVALDALDNLNASGKMIGVISHVEALKERVAVQLKVSKGVGMGYSTLEKRYAV